Genomic segment of Tepidanaerobacter syntrophicus:
TAAGGGAATTTTAAGTTTCCTTTCCAAACCGACCAAAGTGAAAGTTACTGTAAAGCCAAAACCTGAAGAGGTAGCTGTAGGTTTTTTAAACGGTCTTTTACATTTTATTGACAAAAACGCCAAAGTTAAATGCTTACCGGAAGATGAGATTTTAAAACTCGAAATCGAAAGCGAAGATGCAGGTATACTGATAGGAAAGCGCGGCAGCACATTAGATGCTCTTCAATATTTAACCTCTCTTGTCGTAAATAAGAATTGCGAAGAATTTGTGCGCATTGTGCTGGATGCGGAAAATTACAGGGAAAAACGGGAAGACACATTGGAACATTTAGCTCTTAAAATAGCAGATAAAGTTAAGGAAACTAAAAAAAGCATTATGTTAGAACCTATGTATCCCAATGAGCGGCGCATCATTCATACCACTTTGCAAAAAGACCGTAAGATTGTAACAAAAAGTGTAGGAAAAGAGCCCTACAGAAGAGTAATTATTTCATTAAAATAAAAACTGATTTTGCACAAGAGCCCCGAGCATAAAGCTTTGGGGCTTATTTAAAGTGAGGTTGAATCTGATGTTAAAAGACAATTGTGAAACTATTGCAGCGATTTCTACCCCTATGGGTGAAGGCGGTATTGGAATTGTTAGGATGTCGGGACCTAAATCTTTTGATATTGCCCAAAAGATTTTTAGACCGAAGGTGAAAAGGCCCTTTTGCGATTTAAAAAACAGAACGCTTTATCTTGGAAATATAATTGATTCGAAAGGCGAAATAATTGACGAGGTGCTCCTTGCTATTTTCAAGGCGCCTTATACTTATACCAGAGAAGATATGGTGGAAATCAACTGCCATGGCGGACTTGCATCGCAAAAGCGCATCCTTTCATGTATTTTGGATATGGGCGCAAGACTTGCGGAGCCCGGAGAATTTACAAAAAGAGCATTTTTAAACGGCAGAATAGATCTTTCTCAAGCCGAAGCAGTAATAGACATAATACGAGCCAAAACCGACAGAGCACTGGCTGCGGCAAACAGGAAGCTTAAAGGAGATTTTTCGAAAAAGATAGAACAAGTAAGGTCAAGATTATTAGACGTTATGGCGCATATTGAAGCGAATATAGATTTTCCCGAAGAAGACATACCGGAAGCAGATCCTGTTTATATAAAGGGCGAAATCACAGAAGCACTTAATATTACAGAAGAACTTATAAATAACATAGGTGCCGGACGGATACTCAATGAAGGCTTGTCTACTTTAATACTTGGAAATACAAATGTGGGCAAGTCCTCTCTTTTAAACGCCCTTTTACAAGAAGAACGGGCGATTGTTACAGATATACCGGGGACTACCAGAGATATTATTGAAGAATATATCGATATTTGCGGCATACCAATACGGATTATAGATACAGCTGGAATCAGACAGACAGCTGATGAGGTAGAACAGATAGGCATAAGTCGCGCCATGAAATACCTGGAAGAAGCAGAACTGGTACTTCTCATAATCGATATTTCGAGAAAATTAACCGAAGATGACTTAAACCTTATAAACCTTATAAAAGATAAGACTGTAATTGTTGTTATAAATAAAGTAGATCTTCCTGCTGCTGTAGACGATGAAGAAATTAAAGCCCTTCTTTCCGAGGCAAGGTTTGTAAAGATATCGGCGTTAAAGCAGGAAGGTATAGAAGAATTAAAAAATACAATTTATGAAGTAATCAGCGATAAAATGGGATTTATTTCAGATGAAGGCATAATTACTGCCGACGAAAGACAGCGGAGGGTTTTAGACGAGAGCCGAAAGTTTTTAGAAGGAGCCCTTGCCGCAATAGATAGAGGCATGCCTATTGAAATGGTGGAGATTGACATACGAGACGCATGGGAGAAACTCGGCGAAATTACAGGAGATACAATAAGTGATGAGATTATAAATACAATATTTCAAAAATTTTGCATCGGCAAATGAAGGTGGAAATATGGAATATAAAGTTGGAAAGTATGATGTGGCAGTAGTAGGACTGGGGCATGCAGGCTGCGAAGCTGCGTTGGCTACGGCGCGGATGGGTCTTAAGACAGTAGCTTTTGCGATTAATTTAGACAGCATAGCCCTTATGGCATGCAACCCATCAATTGGAGGACCGGGAAAAGGCAATCTAGTCAGAGAAATTGACGCTTTAGGCGGTCAAATGGCAATTAATACAGATAAAACCTTTATACAGGTGCGGATGCTAAACACCAAGAAAGGTCCTGCAGTGCGGGCGCTGCGGGCTCAATTGGATAAAAGAGCTTATTCTGCTGCCATGAAATATACCGTTGAATCCCAGGAAAATCTTGATATTGTCCAGGAAGAGGTTGTAAAGATTTTAGTTGAAGGCGAAAGGGTTCGAGGCGTAGTAACCAAGACCGGCGGCATATATGAAGCAAATGCTATAATACTGACAACGGGAGTGTATCTTAGAGGAAGAATAGTAATAGGAGATCTCAGCTACAGCAGTGGTCCCAGCGGCCTTTTTCCTGCAAACGAGCTTTCAAAGTCCTTGGAAGAGCTGGGACTTGAACTTGGCAGATTCAAAACAGGCACACCTCCCAGAATACACAAAGATTCGGTGGATTTTTCAAAAATGATAATGCAGCCCGGAGATGAAATAATCATACCTTTTTCTTATTCATCGGGCAAGATACAGCGAGAACAGGTTCCCTGCTGGCTTACCTACACAAACGAGATAACACACAAGATAATATCTGACAATCTTTACAGAGCGCCCCTTTATACCGGCGAGATAAAAGGAACAGGTCCCAGATATTGTCCCAGTATAGAAGTTAAAATAGTAAACTTTAAAGACAAAATGAGTCACCAGATATTCATAGAGCCTGAAGGGCTAAATACAAAGGAAATGTATGTGCAAGGCCTTTCTACAAGCTTACCGGCAGATGTGCAAATAGAGATGACCCATTCCGTAAAAGGATTAGAAAATGCCAAGATTATGAGATTTGGCTATGCTATTGAGTATGATTATGTAAATCCAACCCAATTGAAACCGACTTTGGAAACAAAGTCCATAAGCGGACTTTTTCTGGCAGGCCAGATAAACGGCACATCAGGGTATGAAGAGGCAGCAGCTCAGGGACTTATAGCGGGTATCAATGCTGCTTTGAAACTAAAAGAAAAAGAACCGCTTATTTTAAGCCGTTCAGATGCATATATTGGAGTTTTAATAGACGATCTTGTGACAAAGGGAGTTACAGAACCATACCGCATACTAACCTCTCGTGCAGAATACAGGCTGCTTTTGCGCCAGGATAATGCAGATCTTCGATTAACTGAGATAGGCCATTCGATAGGTCTTGTAAGCGATGAGCGGTATAAGAAATTTATAGAGCGGAAAAACCAAATCGATGAAGAAATAAAGCGCCTAAGGTCGATTAAAATTACGCCTACAGAAAAGACAAATGAAATCTTAAATGAGCTGGGCACCTCTAGCCTTAATTCTCCTACCACATTAGAAGAGCTATTGAAAAGACCGGAACTGAATTATGAAAAACTTAAGATTTTTGATCAAGAAAGAAAAGAACTGCCTGCCGACATTGTAGAAGAAGTGGAAATTTCCACTATATACGAAGGCTATATACGAAGACAGATGGCGCAAGCGGCGCAGTTTAAAAAAATGGAAAACAAAAAAATCCCTGAGGATATTGATTATGATGAAGTCTACGGCTTGAGTTTTGAAGCAAGGGAAAAACTTAAAAAATTTAGACCTATTTCTATCGGCCAGGCATCCCGTATACCTGGAGTAAACCCCGCTGATATAAATGTACTTTTAATACATCTTGAGACAAGAAAGAGGAAAAATATTAATGGCTGATTTTAAGGAAATACTAAGATGTGAAGCACAAAAAAGTAGTATACCGTTGGAGCCTGACAAAATCCAACAACTTGATACATTTCGATGCCTTCTTCTTGAAAAAAACAAATATATTAATTTGACAAATATAACAGAAGACGAAGACTTCGCAAGAAAGCACATCATAGATTCACTTATTATAACTAAACACGTAAGCATACCTTATGGGGCTAGAGTTGCCGATATTGGAACAGGCGCCGGCATACCCGGTCTTATACTGAAAATTTACAGGCCGGATATAAAGCTTTTATTAGTAGAATCAATAAGAAAAAAAACAGATTTCCTTGAAGATGTTGTAAAGAAAATGAATATTTCAGATGTACATGTTGTAAATAAGCGGGCAGAGGAAGCAGGACATAGTGCAATATATAGAGAAAAATATGATATAGTAACAGCTAGGGCGGTGTCTTCCTTAAATACACTTGTAGAAATATGTCTGCCCTTTGCAAAAATTGGCGGAGTGTTTCTCGCCTTAAAAGGCACAGAACCTGAAGAAGAAATAGATGCCGCACAAAATGCTATTAATATATTAGGCGGGAAACTTACTGCATATCACAAATACAGCTTAGACGGGATTTCATACCGAAGCCTTCTAGTGATTTCAAAGGTAAAAAATTCTCCTGAAAAATACCCCCGAAGCCCCGCAGCAATAAAGAAGAAGCCTTTGTAACTATAAGCCGCAAAAAGGCCTTACGCTATTTAAAACATATACACAGATATTAAGAGGCACAAAAGGGATATGAGAATAGATAAAGGTTTTAAATGTTAGGGAAATGTTAGGGAGGGAGCTTGTGTGTTTGGAATTTCAAAGCCCCATTTAGGCGTTGTAAATATTTCACTGGATGCCATACGGCCTAACTCGCGTCAACCCAGAAAAGAGTTTGACGAAGAATCACTGGATGAGCTTGCAAATTCTATAAAAAATTATGGTATTTTACAGCCCATCGTAGTGCGCCGCACAGGCCGAAACGAATATGAACTAATTGCCGGAGAGCGCCGCTGGAGAGCATGCCAACGAGCGGGTCTTAAAGAAGTGCCGGCAATAATAAAAGATACAAAAGATGCTGATACTGGGATTCTTGCTTTAATAGAAAATATACAGCGGGAGGATCTGAATTTTTTAGAAGAAGCAGAAGGATACAAGCAGCTTATTCAAGAATACGGCATAACACAAGAGGAACTGGCTGAAAAACTTGGTAAAAGCCAGTCTGCCATCGCAAATAAACTAAGAGTGCTTAAACTTTCCCCACAGATTATTGAAATTATTTCCCGGGAAAAGTTAAGTGAGCGGCATGCTCGGGCCCTTCTAAAATTACCTGATGAAAATTTACAGCTTCAGGTCTTAAACAAAATCGTGTCAGAAAATCTAACTGTAAGGCAGACAGAAGAAATGATAGAAACTGTCCTCGGAAAGCTTGCTGCGTCTGAAAGGGGCAAAGAAAGAACTCATCCCAAAGAAAAGAGCTTTAAGATAGCGATAAAAGATGTGAGAATTTTTGTAAATTCAGTAAGAAAACTTGTAAAAACAGTTAAAGATGCAGGGATAACAGCTGATTACAGCGAAGTAGACAAAGGAGAGTATATTGAGCTTACTGTAAAACTGCCTAAAAACAAGATTTAATTTTCTTCCCCTTGCAAAGGGCCTACAACAGAAATTGCTTTTTTGAAAAGCGCAGACTGTACATCGGGATATACCAAATTTTCAGGTTGCTGGGTAAAAAAGCCTATTTCTTCAACTTCCGAATCGTTTATAGGGGAAAGCTCATAGATTTTTGCATAAAACAGGCGGCCATAGCCTATGTGGTCATCAGATGTTACCATATAGTCACAAAGAGGCTTTATCTCATATTTTACTGCGCCGGTCTCCTCGCGAAGCTCTCGAGATGCTGTAACATTTATATGCTCATCTTTTTCTCTATGCCCTGCCGGCATTTCCCATCCGCCTCTTCCCTTGTTTTTTACGAATACTATCTTACCTTTGTAAACTGCAAATATTACGGCTATTTCCATTAAATCCTCAGACACCTTCTCCTTTGGAAACGAACATATGTCCATAAAATCACCCTTTAGATTTCAATAAGTAAAATTCTTTTATTATGATTTTTCCCCGCAAAAAAATTAGCCTATTTTCCTAAATCGTGATTAGAGATATTTAACTGCCATCCACCAGCTATTTTAACTAAAATGCAAGCGGTAAACCTTAAGCCTTTTCTTAAGACTGCTTATAATATTTGCAAGGTTATTAAGATTTGAAAAATGTCGACATTATCAAACCAAAGGACAATTTATTGATTGCTTTTTGGAAGATAAGTTTAATTTCCTAAAAACGGCGGCGATTTATATATAATAATGTCTATCCTACGATTTTTACTCCTATTTACTTCATTGATATTAGGATAAAGCGGATGATATTCACCATAACCTAATGCTATAATACGATGGGGGTCGATTCCTTCCTTTTCTACAAGAAAACGTACAACAGTTGTTGCCCGGATCACCGAAAGCTCCCAATTAGACGGAAATTGCTCTGTAGAGATTTTCAAATCATCAGTGGAGCCGGCCACACCAATGTAGTTGGGGACTTTATGAAGATAATTTGCTACTTCTTTTAAAGCCGGTATAGCCTCAGGCCTTAAATCGGCCTTGCCTTTGTCAAATAATACCGACCCTGTAAAACTTATATTCAACCCTTCCTCACTGAGGAAAAACGAAACCTTTCCGCTCAAATCATTGTTGTTTGCATAATCTGTTAAATCATTTGCAATTTGTTCCAAACTATCTTCTGTGGTTTTGCCTGCCAGCTCAGTTCCGCCTTCTGCGCCAGGTATTAATCCGCCACTTTGCATACCTATGTAATTTGTGCCTCCTAAAGCTTGGCCCATAGATTTTGAAAGCGACTGATATTTTGCGGTATCTATTTGTGACATGGCATACATTACTATAAAAAAGGCCATTAGAAGTGTTATCATATCAGAGTATGTTAGCAACCACCGCAATCCTCCTGAATTGTCATGGCCTCCGCCTTCCCCTTCTTCGTTATCTTCGTCATCATAGTTACGTTTTGCTTTTGACACTGTCAGTCACTCCCTTGTGCCGAAACAATAGTTTCCCTATCTCTGGCTTGTGCCATATCCTCAGAAAGTGCCATACTCTTTAGTTGTTCCTCGATTAATTTTGGACTTTTTCCCTCGGCAATTGCTATAAGTCCTTCTAAAATTATTTCATCAGCTAATTTTTGCTGCTTTGCAAGCCTATTTAATTTCCCACTTAAAGGCAGCCAAAATAAATTCGCAATTCCTATGCCGTAAAATGTAGCAAGAAAAGCTACCGCAATCGAAGCTGCAAGTTCATCTGTGTTTGAAATATTTCCCAGCACATGCACAAGCCCCATAACCGTTCCGATTATGCCCATGGTGGGAGAGTAACCGCCAGCCGTTCCCATTATTTCTGCCCCCAGCCTCTCATGGCGCTGCCTTTTTGCGATTTCTGAGGATAAAATAAGTTCCATATAGTCAGTTTCCACAGCATCACTGACCAACATTAGGCCATGGGCAATAAATTTGTTGGAAGATGCGGAAGCTTTAGATTCCAATGAAAGCAATCCTTCCTTTCTCGCGATTTCGGCATATCTAACTATTTCATCGATAATATTATTAAAATTAGGTTCAGAATTTTTAAATGCTTTTACTAAAAATGACGGAAGTTGCATTATTTCTTTCATAGAGTAAGATATCATAGTGCTTCCGATAGTGCCGCCTATAATAAGAATGAATGCTGAAATATTCAACAAGGCAGCAAGAGAACCTCCGGTTATTATTTCTGAAAAAAGCAGTGAGAATATTGCAAGTAACAAACCTAACAGTGAAGCTAAATCCATTTTATATGCACTTCCTCAAAACAGCATATTTTACTCGCCGTAAATACCAAAAACTTAGTGGAAGTATTTTACTATTAAAGAAATTACTTTAAAATTGTACTTAAATTATACAATATTGAATTACAATATAGCAATATCTGTAAAATATATTGTTTTTGAAAGTGAGGTTTGTCAGCTTTAAATTTTACATAAAGTAAAATACTTATAGGATATCTTTAAAATAAAACAGCATAAAATATTCTTTTTTGATACAATATAATTATCAGAAATACCTATCACTTAGAGGATAAATATAAACTTACAAAAAGCGGAGGCTTTCATGGAATTAATTCGGCCTCTGTTAATCGGCCTCGACAAGTAAATATATTTCAGCTATCATTTTAGTTAAGGAAAGTTTTTATAAGAAGCAAAACATTTTTGGAGGACAACCTTTTAGCTATTTAAAGAATTTAAGTTATTTACCGGACTTTTTATCTTTAATTTTAAGACTTCAATAGAGCTGCTGCTCTAAAAACTTTTAACTAAAAATCTTTATCCGAAATTTTATAATCCTAAATAATTGTCGTCTCAGAAAGCGTGACATTTAGAAACGCAATATATATAAGTTTTGAAAGGAGGGCAGAAACAACAGGCGCAACAGTGCTTGCTGTTTCAATAACCATGGCAAGAGTTATAGCCGTAGCAAATCAAAAAGGCGGGGTAGGCAAGACCACAACTTCCATAAATCTTGCCGCGTGTTTAGGCGTGCTTGGGGAAAAAGTGCTGCTAATTGACATCGATCCTCAGGGAAATAGTACCAGCGGTGTGGGCATTGACAAAATGATGATTAAAAAAACCATATACAATGTCTTAGTAAATGAAGAACCCATAGAAGAAAATATAATCGAAACCGAG
This window contains:
- the mnmE gene encoding tRNA uridine-5-carboxymethylaminomethyl(34) synthesis GTPase MnmE; amino-acid sequence: MLKDNCETIAAISTPMGEGGIGIVRMSGPKSFDIAQKIFRPKVKRPFCDLKNRTLYLGNIIDSKGEIIDEVLLAIFKAPYTYTREDMVEINCHGGLASQKRILSCILDMGARLAEPGEFTKRAFLNGRIDLSQAEAVIDIIRAKTDRALAAANRKLKGDFSKKIEQVRSRLLDVMAHIEANIDFPEEDIPEADPVYIKGEITEALNITEELINNIGAGRILNEGLSTLILGNTNVGKSSLLNALLQEERAIVTDIPGTTRDIIEEYIDICGIPIRIIDTAGIRQTADEVEQIGISRAMKYLEEAELVLLIIDISRKLTEDDLNLINLIKDKTVIVVINKVDLPAAVDDEEIKALLSEARFVKISALKQEGIEELKNTIYEVISDKMGFISDEGIITADERQRRVLDESRKFLEGALAAIDRGMPIEMVEIDIRDAWEKLGEITGDTISDEIINTIFQKFCIGK
- a CDS encoding flagellar motor protein MotB — its product is MSKAKRNYDDEDNEEGEGGGHDNSGGLRWLLTYSDMITLLMAFFIVMYAMSQIDTAKYQSLSKSMGQALGGTNYIGMQSGGLIPGAEGGTELAGKTTEDSLEQIANDLTDYANNNDLSGKVSFFLSEEGLNISFTGSVLFDKGKADLRPEAIPALKEVANYLHKVPNYIGVAGSTDDLKISTEQFPSNWELSVIRATTVVRFLVEKEGIDPHRIIALGYGEYHPLYPNINEVNRSKNRRIDIIIYKSPPFLGN
- the jag gene encoding RNA-binding cell elongation regulator Jag/EloR, which codes for MKVLEKQARTVDEAVQLALEELGVSRDEVEVEVIDEGNKGILSFLSKPTKVKVTVKPKPEEVAVGFLNGLLHFIDKNAKVKCLPEDEILKLEIESEDAGILIGKRGSTLDALQYLTSLVVNKNCEEFVRIVLDAENYREKREDTLEHLALKIADKVKETKKSIMLEPMYPNERRIIHTTLQKDRKIVTKSVGKEPYRRVIISLK
- the noc gene encoding nucleoid occlusion protein; this encodes MFGISKPHLGVVNISLDAIRPNSRQPRKEFDEESLDELANSIKNYGILQPIVVRRTGRNEYELIAGERRWRACQRAGLKEVPAIIKDTKDADTGILALIENIQREDLNFLEEAEGYKQLIQEYGITQEELAEKLGKSQSAIANKLRVLKLSPQIIEIISREKLSERHARALLKLPDENLQLQVLNKIVSENLTVRQTEEMIETVLGKLAASERGKERTHPKEKSFKIAIKDVRIFVNSVRKLVKTVKDAGITADYSEVDKGEYIELTVKLPKNKI
- the rsmG gene encoding 16S rRNA (guanine(527)-N(7))-methyltransferase RsmG, whose amino-acid sequence is MADFKEILRCEAQKSSIPLEPDKIQQLDTFRCLLLEKNKYINLTNITEDEDFARKHIIDSLIITKHVSIPYGARVADIGTGAGIPGLILKIYRPDIKLLLVESIRKKTDFLEDVVKKMNISDVHVVNKRAEEAGHSAIYREKYDIVTARAVSSLNTLVEICLPFAKIGGVFLALKGTEPEEEIDAAQNAINILGGKLTAYHKYSLDGISYRSLLVISKVKNSPEKYPRSPAAIKKKPL
- a CDS encoding motility protein A, which codes for MDLASLLGLLLAIFSLLFSEIITGGSLAALLNISAFILIIGGTIGSTMISYSMKEIMQLPSFLVKAFKNSEPNFNNIIDEIVRYAEIARKEGLLSLESKASASSNKFIAHGLMLVSDAVETDYMELILSSEIAKRQRHERLGAEIMGTAGGYSPTMGIIGTVMGLVHVLGNISNTDELAASIAVAFLATFYGIGIANLFWLPLSGKLNRLAKQQKLADEIILEGLIAIAEGKSPKLIEEQLKSMALSEDMAQARDRETIVSAQGSD
- the mnmG gene encoding tRNA uridine-5-carboxymethylaminomethyl(34) synthesis enzyme MnmG, producing MEYKVGKYDVAVVGLGHAGCEAALATARMGLKTVAFAINLDSIALMACNPSIGGPGKGNLVREIDALGGQMAINTDKTFIQVRMLNTKKGPAVRALRAQLDKRAYSAAMKYTVESQENLDIVQEEVVKILVEGERVRGVVTKTGGIYEANAIILTTGVYLRGRIVIGDLSYSSGPSGLFPANELSKSLEELGLELGRFKTGTPPRIHKDSVDFSKMIMQPGDEIIIPFSYSSGKIQREQVPCWLTYTNEITHKIISDNLYRAPLYTGEIKGTGPRYCPSIEVKIVNFKDKMSHQIFIEPEGLNTKEMYVQGLSTSLPADVQIEMTHSVKGLENAKIMRFGYAIEYDYVNPTQLKPTLETKSISGLFLAGQINGTSGYEEAAAQGLIAGINAALKLKEKEPLILSRSDAYIGVLIDDLVTKGVTEPYRILTSRAEYRLLLRQDNADLRLTEIGHSIGLVSDERYKKFIERKNQIDEEIKRLRSIKITPTEKTNEILNELGTSSLNSPTTLEELLKRPELNYEKLKIFDQERKELPADIVEEVEISTIYEGYIRRQMAQAAQFKKMENKKIPEDIDYDEVYGLSFEAREKLKKFRPISIGQASRIPGVNPADINVLLIHLETRKRKNING
- a CDS encoding NUDIX hydrolase produces the protein MDICSFPKEKVSEDLMEIAVIFAVYKGKIVFVKNKGRGGWEMPAGHREKDEHINVTASRELREETGAVKYEIKPLCDYMVTSDDHIGYGRLFYAKIYELSPINDSEVEEIGFFTQQPENLVYPDVQSALFKKAISVVGPLQGEEN